In Scatophagus argus isolate fScaArg1 chromosome 3, fScaArg1.pri, whole genome shotgun sequence, the genomic stretch CCTTGACAAAAGACGTACCCAAGCGCCACTCTTTGGCCATGCCTACAGAGCCTGTGGTGAACGGCAGTCAGGAGTGGGTGATGCAGGCTGACCTGCCGCTCACTGCTGCCATCCGTCAGAGCCAACAGACGCTGTACCACGGACACACCACGGACAGACAGGGTAAGCTCTCTTATATGCTCGGCTTCTCAGTCCCTGTGTGCCGCTTGGTGCTGCTTTGACAGACTCAACATACTAATACAGGGTTTCCTGGAGGTTTCTTTTGCTAACAGTGGGAATAtttcaatgtctgtgtgtgtgtgtgcgtgcgtgtatgtgcgTGGTACATCCAGCTGTGGTCAGGATCAGTCCCTGCCACTCTCGCCAGCCCTCTGTCATCTCTGACGCCTCTGCGGCCGATGGAGACCGCTCCTCCACGCCCAGCGATATCAACTCACCTCGTCACCGGACCCACTCCCTCTGCAATGTAAGAGCTGCCTGGCCCCCCCGACCAAGTAATCACACCTCTACACTTTTTTATAAGTACCTccctcctcttcgtcttctgctgtttgtgtctgtgcctcCGTTCTGTCGGTCTGCTGGGTGTCAGCCTGCCTGCTTGGTGGTGGCAGTGAtgatgttgttttgcttttaattcactttaaaataatAGTTTAACATTGTTGGgaatacacttatttgctttgttgCTGCAAGGTAGATAAAAACACCACTCCAGATttgcagcccccccccccaccattcAAAAGTTTCTAAGCTTCCCAGGGTGCATCACTAGCAGCAAGTGGATTTTGTCACGTTTTGACAGAGCCGACGTGGCTGTTTCCCTCTGTATCCACTCTTGATGTTAAGATAGGCCTACTGGCTGATGTCATTAGGTTTTTATTAACTGTACAGACATTAGAGTATCAGTCTTTTCACCTAACTTACTGTCTCCCCTGTCCTGCTCAGTCCATGGAGGACCTGGAGGACCAGAAGcgtaagaagaagaaggagaagatgaCTCTGGGATCCCTGTCACGGGTGTTCGCTCGGGGCAAACAGCGCAAGTCACTGGACCCAGGCCTGTTTGATGGTACAGCAACTCCTGATTATTACATAGAGGAGGATGCCGACTGGTGATGCTGAGagcgtgcatgcgtgtgcgtgtgtgtgtgtgtgtgcgttaaaTTTGTGTGGATACCCACCTGGCTTTAACTATGTGTAAAgagtgttttgagtgtgtgtttgcgggGAGGGgggcacattttaaaagaaaagccTAAAAGAGACTGCTATCCTCATAAATGTAAAGAATATTACCCTTAAACTGTATGTTTGTAAAttagatatatatttatagatgtacatgtatgcatatgtatatatgtttaCATGcttataaatatatacatggGGTTATCATTATGTGTAGACATGTTTATGCTGTATTATCttccaaatgtcaaaatgttttatgtgttttttataACTGGAGACTTGAAGGACTGCTGTTCATATGTAAATAGAAGTTATTGTGAAACtagtgtttttactgtaaatgtcatTCAACTTTTGTTACTTCAAAGTTGCTTTTCATGCTTTGCAAAATTGATTTTAAGTTTCTTCTTATTCCCAATTTTACTTGGCAAATTTTTCTTATTATGAAAGAGGAGATTTTACTTGATGGGATTCAAAAAGTAGATCCATTGAAGTTTAATTGGCCAAATTCTGTTGTATGAAAAATAGTACTTTACCATCATGTTCATTTTAGAATGCTGGGTCACGGTGTTTGCTGATAAAACACATCATGACGTGGACAGCAGGGAGTTTTTCATGAAGACCTCAGAAAGTGATATTCTCAGTGACGACAATTAATAACTAGAGACAGTCTTCCTTCAAAAATGTAATTGCATGACAGACctgaatacacaaacaaaaaattaacaaCGATGCATATTCAGGCACAAGTCTCATGTGCTGTCGAAACTATGTGCAAGTGCCAAAGGTTAAACACTCATCTTTAGAAAATCTGCGCATCATTCTGTCGCTGTCAGCGGGCCAGGCTTGTAAcattgtttctgtctgactCATTCTTACTGAGAGCTATCTTAACATGTGCCAACATGTGACAAAGGAATGCGCATCAAACACGTGCATGATCCCTCTGTGTTGCTTTGATTAGACGTCCATTCATTACCAATCAAATTAATAATCTCCACAATCCTGTGTTGCTCCTGTGTTGCCTTTTCCCTTTACCGAGTTATCTCTCCTTGCATTATGAATGCACGGCtcctcttattttcttttttccccttttcttctttttgttgtgtttgttttgctttctgtggAATCCCTCCTCTAATAATTCTGTGTCAAACGGTTTGTAATTTAGGAGATGTTGCGTAAAAGATGAAATCtattaaagtattttatttaaaaagaaaaagacacacaataGTTGACTTCAAATATttatctgctgcagctgttgcagCCAGATGTTGAGGAGGTTTTagcattttcaaaatgaattataactgaaatgaaatcttattttaaaaataaaactagtAACTGAATACATCCTATGTGGCAGTTTTCTGTTCCATGAGTAATCCTGTTCTTGTGTCCCAGTCTAAcatgtttctccctctcctcctgccaTTTCTAATGGCAACTCTCTCCTGCCAGTGAGTAACTCCTCATCTGTGATTACCAGCTGTCTGTTTCTGCACTCTGGGGATTATTCATATCACTCAGGTCCATTGGAAAAATTCaagtttgtgtcattttgttttgggaAACTTTTCCGAAAGAGATGGTGGACTTGCATGCAGCGTTTTTGTAAGCATGACACGACGAATCAGGTAAACACACGCAGTTCATCCTGGATTCGTCGGTTCAGTATGAATCCGTGTTTCCCTGTTGTCGAGATGGGCTGTTAATGGGCAGGAGCATGATGTTTTATGAATAATCCCTGTGTCTCTAATACATTATCCTAATGGTCTTAAGTCCCTTCATAATCATCGGATAATGACTGAAGTATTTTAACAACTTTACTAAACACGGTACTGTAGTTTTAAAGCTGATCAGGCTGCTACACTCTAAAGAGAAGAACTAAATGGTTTGTCTGTCTTATGAATGTCACCACCATTTCAGGTGTGGCTGCACTCAACCATGTagtcttgtttattttattttttgaattaaACTTGTTAGCTACTTCCATCcacagtacagtacattcaCAGACATAGATTATTCTGGCTCCATCTAATGGCCACATAGTGCAAGTTCAAAGCATTTCAAGTCTGAatactggaaaaacaaagagctgaaagcaTTTTTCTCCCAGTGGGCTGATGACTTTGACTTGACTGATATTAGTAAAAACAAGGAGAACCCAGAAAATTTCTGTTGTTGATATAAGATATTTTGATATTCATCTAGtttgttgctatggttacaTGCTGATATTGAAGTGTATTTTAGTGCAAACCCCCTCTGGTTTTCATGTAAATCTGTCTCCAGATTAGTCATTTTTTGATTTCCATATCCCTCTGATCCTGAATCCCCTCCTGTATGCCACACCATAACGTCTCCTGATCAATCCAGACTCTGACAGCCTCACACAGCAGAGCCTGTCTGATGGAGAAGATCAGCTGGACCGCCTCCAGCAAGCAGAGCTCAcaagaaacacatgcatgtcGCTGTGGAGGGCAGGTGCAGTCCAGGCCTGGCTGGAGGTTGTCATGGGAATGCCCATGTACAGCCAAGCCTGCTCTGAAAACGTCAAAAGTGGCAAGGTACACCTTTATTAgttagtgggttttttttattgtttgtttagtttgtgcTTGGCAGTGAGGAATAATTTTAGCAGATGGCTGTATTTGTATGCTTTTCTTGTTGGATAAAGAACTGGACTTCTGTTCTTTAGGTGCTACTCGGCCTGACAGATGAGGATTTAGAGCTGGGTCTGGGTATCAGGAATCCCATTCATCGCAGAAAACTAAGACTGGCCATTGAGGATTACAGGAGAGCTGAAGGGGACCAAGGGTGAGTAGCAGCCAATAAAATACTGAAgatactgtttaaaaaaaaaaaaaaaaaaaaacttacttaAAGTAAGTTTAATATTACCCATCAACAGTGGAAGGAAACAGAGTACATTATCTCAAGTActgtaattaaatataaattcaatCCATATTTCCGCTTCTTGCTACATTCTACTCCACTGCAGTCCTGatggaaatattgtactttttaatcCACTACATCTTTTTGATAATCAATATAATAATATACCACTCATAAgggtgtttttttaatgcattatgAGTACTTTAACTTAACTAACTAACAACTTTAAATACAGTTTGCTGATAatactgaaaacacaattttaagTAATATTTTTATGCAAGACCTatcttttttttactgtgtacACTAAAAATACATGCAGGAATTAAGTGTAATCAACCAACTGTATTCAACTTTTCAACAAGTTTTACTTATTTCAAGTCGATTAAACTtcaaatttaaagtttttacttTGACACCACTTCAGAACAgtgctgcttttacttttgtaaaGGACGTAAGCACTTTTTCTACCACTGCTGATCTGTTGTGTCTAATCTTTCAGACTATCAAAAGCGTCCGAGATGGACCACCACTGGGTTGCAACATCATGGCTGAGTGATGTGGGATTGCCTCAATACTCCCAGACATTCCAGACTAATTTGGTGGACGGACGAGTGCTAAACTCTCTGAGCCGCCGAGACCTGGAGAGGTTCCTCAACATCAGCGATCAGTACCACCAGACCAGTCTGCTCCTGGCAATCCAGCTCCTACAGATTGTCAGTTTTGATAAAGAGGTCAGATTTTAGATGAAAATGCCTCAATAGTGAGTAAAGTTTTTTCAGCAGTTGTTCCCCAATCCGTGGATAAAGTTTACTTGACCGCTATGGGTAGAGACACTCAGAAGGCCCTGTTGCTGCATGAGCTTCTGAGCTGACCCTCACACTTCCCTGACTTCTCTCTGTGACACATAAATACTCCCACAGCTATCTGCatattgtgttttcacaggctcTGCAAGCACGGCGGGCAAAATGTGAGCACCAAGACCGGGACCCCATTGTTTGGACATGTCACCGAGTAATGAAGTGGATCAGAGACATAGACCTCAAGGTGGGTGGGAGATCAGTGATGGTACTCACCTTTGCTCTGGCGCTTTTTAGGGCCGATTGCAACCAGATACTAGCTTGCAACCACCACTAGTTTCTAAGACTCCCtctaaaaaaaatgatgaatgcTGAAAGACTGCAGTAGAAAAAGACTGGCGTGAGCAAAGAGATGTAAGAAAATACCATACAGGTGTGTTCCTGGATCCACAATAACTGGTACATTTCCAGTCTTCAGCTTTCAGTATCCTGTAATTTTCGCACTTCCCCCTCAGCTGCCCATGTGTTTTGCTCTTCAGGAATTTGCAGACAATCTTCAGGGTAAAGGGATCCATGGAGCTGTGATAGCTCTGGATCCGTCCTTTGACACAGAGGCCATGGCCAAAGCCCTGGGGATCCCCAGcaacaaacacatgctg encodes the following:
- the kaznb gene encoding kazrin, periplakin interacting protein b isoform X1, which encodes MKSEKEEEEGKAVLLREEVAQLQEEVHLLRQMKDMLTKDLEETQGGCSANLLSATELRVQLGDKEQELDRAKEALQAMKADRKRLKVEKADLVSQMQQLYTTLDSREDQLREFIRNYDQHRKESEDAVKALAKEKDMLEREKWDLRRQTKEATEQANILRSQMDMKENRVKELEAELTMAKQSLATLTKDVPKRHSLAMPTEPVVNGSQEWVMQADLPLTAAIRQSQQTLYHGHTTDRQAVVRISPCHSRQPSVISDASAADGDRSSTPSDINSPRHRTHSLCNSMEDLEDQKRKKKKEKMTLGSLSRVFARGKQRKSLDPGLFDDSDSLTQQSLSDGEDQLDRLQQAELTRNTCMSLWRAGAVQAWLEVVMGMPMYSQACSENVKSGKVLLGLTDEDLELGLGIRNPIHRRKLRLAIEDYRRAEGDQGLSKASEMDHHWVATSWLSDVGLPQYSQTFQTNLVDGRVLNSLSRRDLERFLNISDQYHQTSLLLAIQLLQIVSFDKEALQARRAKCEHQDRDPIVWTCHRVMKWIRDIDLKEFADNLQGKGIHGAVIALDPSFDTEAMAKALGIPSNKHMLHRHLYEEMKSLAVPHSSAEQGGEVISSSSPVAVNRFAEERGSMRRSAKSPLRLRANSHSVERGLGFHGSCGSLPREARVQAIPRAKGSPMHTYKSVEITNV
- the kaznb gene encoding kazrin, periplakin interacting protein b isoform X2, which encodes MLLREEVAQLQEEVHLLRQMKDMLTKDLEETQGGCSANLLSATELRVQLGDKEQELDRAKEALQAMKADRKRLKVEKADLVSQMQQLYTTLDSREDQLREFIRNYDQHRKESEDAVKALAKEKDMLEREKWDLRRQTKEATEQANILRSQMDMKENRVKELEAELTMAKQSLATLTKDVPKRHSLAMPTEPVVNGSQEWVMQADLPLTAAIRQSQQTLYHGHTTDRQAVVRISPCHSRQPSVISDASAADGDRSSTPSDINSPRHRTHSLCNSMEDLEDQKRKKKKEKMTLGSLSRVFARGKQRKSLDPGLFDDSDSLTQQSLSDGEDQLDRLQQAELTRNTCMSLWRAGAVQAWLEVVMGMPMYSQACSENVKSGKVLLGLTDEDLELGLGIRNPIHRRKLRLAIEDYRRAEGDQGLSKASEMDHHWVATSWLSDVGLPQYSQTFQTNLVDGRVLNSLSRRDLERFLNISDQYHQTSLLLAIQLLQIVSFDKEALQARRAKCEHQDRDPIVWTCHRVMKWIRDIDLKEFADNLQGKGIHGAVIALDPSFDTEAMAKALGIPSNKHMLHRHLYEEMKSLAVPHSSAEQGGEVISSSSPVAVNRFAEERGSMRRSAKSPLRLRANSHSVERGLGFHGSCGSLPREARVQAIPRAKGSPMHTYKSVEITNV
- the kaznb gene encoding kazrin, periplakin interacting protein b isoform X3; translated protein: MTLMRHLLVDAQGKILKMMEDNKQLAHRIDGAIQSASQEVTNLRSELSATSRRLAELGASSPPALENHHQHNHHDDSLHYRDPSVHHRQKTVVTDMCYPTEISSLMDFGTPDCSLGKVLLREEVAQLQEEVHLLRQMKDMLTKDLEETQGGCSANLLSATELRVQLGDKEQELDRAKEALQAMKADRKRLKVEKADLVSQMQQLYTTLDSREDQLREFIRNYDQHRKESEDAVKALAKEKDMLEREKWDLRRQTKEATEQANILRSQMDMKENRVKELEAELTMAKQSLATLTKDVPKRHSLAMPTEPVVNGSQEWVMQADLPLTAAIRQSQQTLYHGHTTDRQAVVRISPCHSRQPSVISDASAADGDRSSTPSDINSPRHRTHSLCNSMEDLEDQKRKKKKEKMTLGSLSRVFARGKQRKSLDPGLFDDSDSLTQQSLSDGEDQLDRLQQAELTRNTCMSLWRAGAVQAWLEVVMGMPMYSQACSENVKSGKVLLGLTDEDLELGLGIRNPIHRRKLRLAIEDYRRAEGDQGLSKASEMDHHWVATSWLSDVGLPQYSQTFQTNLVDGRVLNSLSRRDLERFLNISDQYHQTSLLLAIQLLQIVSFDKEALQARRAKCEHQDRDPIVWTCHRVMKWIRDIDLKEFADNLQGKGIHGAVIALDPSFDTEAMAKALGIPSNKHMLHRHLYEEMKSLAVPHSSAEQGGEVISSSSPVAVNRFAEERGSMRRSAKSPLRLRANSHSVERGLGFHGSCGSLPREARVQAIPRAKGSPMHTYKSVEITNV
- the kaznb gene encoding kazrin, periplakin interacting protein b isoform X6 → MEDLEDQKRKKKKEKMTLGSLSRVFARGKQRKSLDPGLFDDSDSLTQQSLSDGEDQLDRLQQAELTRNTCMSLWRAGAVQAWLEVVMGMPMYSQACSENVKSGKVLLGLTDEDLELGLGIRNPIHRRKLRLAIEDYRRAEGDQGLSKASEMDHHWVATSWLSDVGLPQYSQTFQTNLVDGRVLNSLSRRDLERFLNISDQYHQTSLLLAIQLLQIVSFDKEALQARRAKCEHQDRDPIVWTCHRVMKWIRDIDLKEFADNLQGKGIHGAVIALDPSFDTEAMAKALGIPSNKHMLHRHLYEEMKSLAVPHSSAEQGGEVISSSSPVAVNRFAEERGSMRRSAKSPLRLRANSHSVERGLGFHGSCGSLPREARVQAIPRAKGSPMHTYKSVEITNV